The genomic stretch CATGCCCGACCCCCTGCCCCCCGTCCGGGCCTACACCGTGTCCCGCCGCGCGGGGCGGTTTCCCGGCCCGGCCCCCCGCCGTCAGTTTCCGCCGCGCGAATTCATCGCGGCGCTCCTGGAGGGAGCCGCGCAGCGCGTCCAGCTGGAGGACGCCCCGGATCTTGACTGGGCGCTGGCCGGGCAGGTTCACGACCCGGACTACCTGCGCCGCTGGCGGGCGGGCGAGGTGACCCGGGCCGAGGAGCGGGCGCTGGGCTTCCCGTGGTCGCCCGACGTCGTCCGGCGGAGCGTGGCGAGCAGCGGCGGAACCCTGGCCGCCACCCGCGACGCGCTGGCCAGCGGTCTGGGTCTCCACCTCGGCGGCGGCACGCACCACGCCTATGCCGACCACGCCGAGGGCTTTTCCTTCCTGAACGACGTGGCGATCAGCGTGCGCTGGCTGCTCGACACCGCCCAGGCCCAGCGGGTCGTGGTCATCGATCTGGATGTCCACCAGGGCAACGGCACGGCCGCCATCTTCCAGCACGACCCCCGCGTGATGACCGTCAGCGTCCACGCTGCCAACAACTATCCCTTCGTCAAGGAACGCAGCGATCTGGACGTGCCCCTGCCCGACGCCACCGGGGACGCGGCCTACCTCGCGGCGCTGGAGGGCGTGGTCATGCCCGCCGTGGCCGCCTTTCGCCCGGACTTCGCCTGCTACCTCGCCGGGGCCGACGTGCTGGAGGGCGACCAGCTCGGCCGGCTGGCCCTGAGTGTGGCGGGCGTGAGGGCCAGGGACGACGTGGTCTTCCGCTGGGCGGCTCGGTCGCGGGTGCCGCTGGTCACCGTCATGGCGGGCGGCTACCACCGTGATCCGGCCACGCTGATCGCGGCGCGGCTGGGCACCCTGGACGCTGCGCTGGAGGCGTTCCGGTCGCCAGGGGAGCAGACGAACCGGCCCTGAACCTGCCAGGGCCGGTGGAGCGACATCCGGTGATGGGGAGGGTGAGGCTCAGTACGTCACGGCCTCCAGCCTGCCCAGGTTCACGTTCGCCGTGGTGGCGGTGAGGGTCACGGTCTTCGTGCCGGCCGTGACGCCCGCGAAATCGACCGGGATGGTCTGCCCGACGCCAATGGACAGCGGCAGGTTCGTGCCGTTGAAGTTCACCGTGAATCCCGTGCTGGCCGTGGTGCTGGCGTTCGTGATCAGCAGGCGGACGTTGCGGGTGGCATTCAGCTGAAGGCTGTAGCTCCTGCTTGCGCCGTTGGAAATGGCCCCCACGCTGGTCGTCACGACCCCCGGTACCACCGTCGCGCCGGTCGCCGTGGTCACGCTCAGGTCGCCCGTGAAGGCGCTGGCGTTGTTCCTCGCGTCCACGGCCCGCACCTTGAAGGTGTACGCGGTGTTCGCCGCCAGACCGCTCACCGTGGCCGACGTGCCGGTCGGGCTGGCGTTCAGCGCCCCGTTCACGTAGACCTCGTATTTGCTGACGCCGCAGTTGTCGGTGCTGCCGCTCCACGACAGGCTGACACTGCTGCTGGTCTTGCTGCCCGAGGTCAGGCCCGTGGGCACGCTGGGCGCGGTGGTATCGGCGGCGCAGGGATCGCTGGGCGCGCTGAGGTTTGCGCCGCTGACCGTCCCGATGACCACACCGTCGCTCTTGGCCGTAATCACGATGGTCTTCGCGCCCGTGCCGACGTTCGGGTAGTCCGCGATGACCGTCTGCCCGGCGTCCACCGCAAGGTCGTAGTTCGTGCCGTTGAAGGCCACGTTGATCAGGCGGCTGTTCAGGCTGGAGGCGTTCTGCACCGACAGGCGGTACGTGCCCGCCGATGTGACGTTCACCGGGAATGATCTGCTCGCCCCGTTGGCGATCGCGCCGCCGCTGGTGGTCACGGTGCCCGGCAGGTTCGTGGAGGTGCTCGCCGCGCTCGTGGTCACGCCCAGGTCGCCCGTGAATGCCCCGACGTTCCCGGCGGCGTCTTTGGCCCGCACCTTAAAGGTGTAGGCAGTGTTCGGGCTCAGGCCCGACACCGTGGCACTGGTGCCGTTGGCCGTGGTGTTCAGTGCCCCGTTCACGTAGACCTCGTAGCTGCCCAGGCCGCAGTTGTCCGTCGCGGCCGACCACGACAGGCTCACGCTGGTGCTGGTCTTGCCGGGCGAGGTCAGGCCGCTGGGAGCACTCGGGGCCGTGGTGTCGGTCGAGCACGTGGGCGGCGGCGTGGCCGTCCCACGCGAGGACAGCACCTGCCGGGCGGGCACGTTCAGCGTCGCGCCATCCGAGAAGGTGACGGTCACGGCGCTGGCGGTCGGGTTGTACGCCACGTAGGTGCGCGTCGTGCCCTTCCTGAACACCGAGTAGGTCGGGATGTTCGCGGTGACGGTGGTGTCCACCTGCCCCATGACATTCAGGGCGTGCAGGTACTGGTAGGTGTGCGCCTTCGTCTCGCCGTCTTCCGGCGTGTAGCCGCCGCTGCCGAACTTGCCCAGCGCCCCGGCGGCGTCATAGAAGGCGTAGGTGCTCCAGAAGATGTCCTTCCACGAATTCGGCTCGCGGCCCAGGAAGTCGTAGTTGGTCTTCAGGTAGGTGGGGTTGCGGCCCAGGTACACGCTGCCGGCCGTGATCGGCAGCAGGTTGATGCCCTGGATCGCCTCCTTCTCGGCGCTGAACCACGTCGAGTACGCGCCGCCGTCGCCCCACACCATGCCCACGGCCGGCTTGCCGAAGTTCGCCGGGAAGACCGCGCCGCTTTGGTTGAACCAGTACTGCTCGATGGCGGTGGTCTCGGTGGTGTACAGGTAGATGCCCAGGTCTCGGATGGCCGTGTTGCCGGTCACGGCCCCCCAGGTCACCAGCGCCGTGCTGAAGTTCATGTCCTCGCTGCTGGATTCCTGGTTGTTGCCTGCCGCAAAGCCCGAGTGCCCGGCGGCCCACGAGTGCCCGGCGTAGGGATCGAAGTTGCGCAGGCGCGGGAACTGGCTCGTGTTCGTCGTCCAGTTCGCGGCGTCCATGATCAGGTCGTTGATGCTGGCTCCCCAGGTCTTACCCTGCGGCGTGGCCCCGGTCACCCACGCGGGGCGGTACTGGGCCAGCAGCGCGGCAGCCTTGATGAAGTACCCCCAGTGGAAGTGGTGGTCGTTCAATTCTTCCTCGCTGCCGTAGCCCTGTGGGTAGCCGATCAGGGTGCCCCAGGTGGGGTTGTAATAGAAGAAGTTGCTGCCCTGCCCGTCCAGCCAGTCCTGCAGGACACGCTGGATGGCGTCCAGGAAGGCCGTCTGGGCTGCCGAGTTGCCGACCTGCTCGGCCAGCGGCACGAGTTCCGCCAGTTTCCCCAGCCCCTTGCCGACCCAGTACGAGTCGCCTGTGGGGTTCAGCGTCGCGCTGGTGTTGGCCTCGTTCACGTAGGCGGCGAGCTGCGTCCTGCTCAGCGTGTTGGCCGTGCCGTTGTCCGGGAAGTACGGCAGCACGCCCTGGAACTTCTGCGAGGTCGTGAAGCTGGTGCTGCCCTTGACCACCTTCATCTGCCCACGCGGCGACACGTACGTGTACCCGGTGTTCACGCTGCCAGAATTCATCCACTGGTGGCGGTACAGCGCCATGACGGTGCCGGACGCCGTGCCCTCCTTGGCCGTCGTCGTGACCGCGTACGTACTGGTCATGGTGGCTGTGCCCGCGTTGTAATTCCAGGTGACGGTGCTGCCCGTCACGAAGTTGTAGGCATACGTTTTGTAGTCGTTCAGCGTGGCGACCGTGTTGTCCGGCAGCGCCGCGATCGAGTAGTAGTCCTTGCCGCCCAGTGTGGAGGTCAGCACGGTATTGCTGACCGACCACGTGCTGCCGCTGGGCGCGAAGATGCCGTAGTGGCGGCCGTTGATGGTCACGCCCAGCACGTTGCCCTGGTTCGACCACACGGTCGGCGTGGCAATGGTCGTGATCTGCGCGTTGCCGCCCGTCTTGGTGGCATACACGAACGGCAGGCCGTGCCCGAAGGTCGCCCGCAGCGTGCGCGTGCCGTCGGCCCAGTACGCGGTGGTCGTCCAGTCCCCGAAGTCGTCGGTCTTCGTGTCCGGTGAGTTCAGGCCCGCGACCCCCAGGGTCAGGTCCGGCGTGTACGGGTACTCGTACTTCTCCAGACCCGGTGCTCCGACGACCTGCACAGTGGTCGGGTAGCTGATCTCCAGGCCGCCCGAGCGGGCGTGCATGGCCAGCGGGTGCGCGAACATGTTCTCGCTGTAGGCGTTCCCGGCATTGCGCTTGAACAGGATCGACGACCAGAACTCGTTGGATGGGGCCTTGCCCTTCGCGGCGGCGTTCGCCGTCCACGCGGGGGTCAGGATCGCGCCGCTGGTGTTGGTGGGGCCGCCCTTGGCCCCTGGGGGGGGCGTGGTGCCATAGTCAAGGGCCTGGAAGGTCGGGCCGCTGGCCTGGGGCTCGACCCGCGCACATGCGGACAGGGCGACGGTCACGAGGAGCGCGGTGGACAGGACGGAACGGGTTCGTGGCATGGATGACCTCCGGTGTGCCGCGCTGGGCCACCGTCGTGAAGGCGGGAGTCGAAAACCTTTTCAGAACTGAAGGACAGCCGGGGACGCCGGTGTCAGAGGGCACGCTCCGGCGCGTAGCGTACGGACTCGCGGACGCTCAGGGTGAGGGGCAGGGCGCTGACTTCTGGACGGACCTCCGGCTCCCGCAGGCGCAGCAGCACCGTGCTGGCTGCGTGGCGGCCCATCTCGAACAGCGGCTGGCGCACCGAGGTCAGGGGCGGCAGCGTGAACTGCGAGGCCGGCAGATCATCGAAGCCGACCAGCGAGATGTCGTCGGGTACCCGGATGCCGCGCCGGTACAGGCCCAGCCGGACACCGTAGGCCATCTGGTCGTTCGCGGCAAAGATGGCCGAGAGGCCCACCCCCAGACCCAGCCAGTGCTCGACAGCCTGGATACCACTCGCCTCGTGAAAATCACCCTCGAAGACCAGACGTGGATCGAAGGGCACGCCGGCCTCGGCCAGGGCCAGCCGGTACCCCTGGAGGCGGTCGATCGCGTCCTGCTGGGTCGCCACGCCCGCCACGTGCCCGATCCGGCGGTGCCCCAGCGTGAGCAGGTGCCGGGTGGCCATGGCAGCTCCCTGCACGTTGTCGACCGTCAGCGACACGTCGTCCAGGCCGGTCACCCGGCGACCGACGAGCACGAGCGGATACCGGGCCGCCAGGGCACGCAACTGGGAGACGCCCAGCTGTCCTCCCAGGATGATCAGCCCGTCGACCTGCCGGCGGGTCAGGGCCACCATCGCCTCGGCCTCGTCCTGGATCTGCCAGTGGCCGTTCACGAACACCGGCTGGTAGCCGCTGCCGGCGAACCCGGCGTCAATGCCGCGCGCGACCTCGCTGTAGAACGGGCTGGCGATGTCCTGCGTGAGCACACCGATGGTCATGCTGCGTCCCCAGACCAGGCCCTGGGCCTGGGCGTTCGGCTGGTAGCCGAGCCGACTCACGGCTTCCAGCACCCGCTGGCGCTTGTCCGGGGCCACGGTCGCCTGACCGTTCAGGGTACGCGACACCGTGCTGATCGACACGTGTGCGGCGCTGGCAATGTCGCGGATGGTCACGGCTCGGGTCATACGGATCCTTCCCCTGCACGGCAGGGCAGATGGCGGAGTATGGCACGGCGCGGTTGCCGTGCAGCGCGGACGGATTGTGGAACAACGTGAGCTTACACGGATTCTGAAAACGTTGTCAAATGGGAGCCGTCAGATCCGCTTGCCTCCGGCACGAACATCTGATACCGGTGAGGTCTGCGCGCGGTGGCGTATGGCCGCGCCGTTCGCGTGCGGCCGGCCACTCCATTGCTCCCCGGTCACATGCCAGGGGAGCAGTGGAGTGACCGGCGTGCCGTCAGGGCCGCATCCGCGTCAGCATCCGTGGGAACGGGATCGCCTCGCGGATGTGGTCGATGCCCGTGATCCACGCGACCACGCGCTCCAGGCCCATGCCGAAGCCCGCGTGCGGCACGCTCCCCACCCGGCGCAGGTCGAGGTACCAGTCGAAGGCCTCCAGCGGCAGGCCCTCGTGCTCGATGCGGGATTTCAGCAGGTCGTAGTCGTGGATGCGCTCGCTGCCGCCGATGATCTCGCCGTAGCCGTCGGGCGCGATCATGTCGTCGCACAGCGCCACGCGCGGATCCGCCGGGTCCGGCTGCATGTAGAAGGCCTTGATGGCGGCCGGGTACCGCTCGATGATCACGGGCCGGTCGAAGTGGTGGCCCAGGATCGTCTCGTGCGGCGCGCCCAGGTCGTCGCCCCACTCGACGGGCTGCACGTCCTCCTGCACGTTGGGCGGCAGGTCGCGCTCCTCGATGTGCCGCCGCACGATGTCCAGCGCCTCGGTGTACGTGATGCGCGGGTAGTTCCCCTCGGCCGCGCCGCGCAGTTTCGCCTGGTCGCGGCCCAGCAGCTCCAGTTCCGTCTGGCACTCGTCCAGCACGCGCCGCACGATGGAGGACACGAGGCGCTCCTGCAGGTTCATGTTCTCGACGTGGCTGCTCGGGGCGACCTCCGGCTCGACCATCCAGAACTCCAGCAGGTGCCGCCGCGTCTTGCTCTTCTCGGCGCGGAACGTGGGCCCGAAGGTGTACACCTTGCCGAACGCGAAGGCTCCGGCCTCGGCGTGCAGCTGCCCAGTCTGGCTCAGGTACGCCTTGTCCTCGCCGAACAGGTCGATCTCGAACAGCTCCGTGGTGCCCTCGGCGGCGTTCGGCGTGAAGAACGGCGCGTCGAAGCGCACGAAGCCCTCGCCGTGGAAGAAGTCCACGATGGCCCGCTGAATGGAGTCCCGCACGCGCATGACCGCCCACGGGCGGCGGTGGCGCAGCCACACGTGCCGGTGATCCATCAGGAACTCAATGCCGTGCTCCTTGGGCGTGATCGGGTACTCGGCGTGGTTCTCCGAGATGGGAGAGAGCCCGCGCACGGCGAGTTCCACGCCGCCCGGGGCGCGCTCGTCGGCGCGCACCTCACCGGTGACGGTCACGGCCTGCTCCTGCGTGAGCCGTTTGGCGGCCTCGAAGACCTCGTCGGTCACGTCGCCCCGGAACACGGTGCCCTGCACGAAGCCGCTGCCGTCGCGGAGTTTCAGAAACTGGATCTTGCCCTTCCCGCTCTTGTCGGTCAGCCACGCGGCCAGCGTGACCGTCTCGCCGACGTGCTGTTTCAGGTCGCGGATGGTGGTGTGGGAGCTCATCGCGCGTCAGTATAGAGAGACTTCGGCAGGGCGGGGGATGCGGCGGACAGAAATTTCACGATCTGGCAATATCGTGAATTAATTCACTAATGTAAGATGGGGAGTGCCCCGCCACGTCTGGCAGGGCAGAGGGTCGTTCAGCTCGACTTCAGCGCGTCGTTCATGCCCAGCACGTCCGCCGCCTTCAGGCTCGCGCCGCCCACCAGCGCGCCGTTCACGTTCGGCTTCGCGCAGATGCTCGCGATGTTGTCCGGCTTGACGCTCCCGCCGTACAGCACGCGGATGTCCGCGGCCCGCTTCCCGTAGCGCTGCTCCAGCGCCGTGCGGATCGCGGCGGCGAGTTCCTCGGCGTCGTCGGCGGTCGCGGTCTTGCCGGTGCCGATGGCCCACACGGGCTCGTACGCGACGACCACGTCCGCGCCCACGCCGTCCAAGCTGCCGGCGAGCTGCTCCAGCGTGTACGCGACGTGCTCACCCTTCTCGCGGACGTCGAGCTTCTCGCCCACGCACACGATCGGGGTCACGCCGTTCGCCTGCGCGAGCTTCGCCTTGGCGGCCACGGTGGCGTCCGACTCGGCGTGGTACTCGCGGCGCTCGCTGTGGCCCACGACCACGTAGCGCACGCCCAGGTCGGCGAGCATGGCGGCGCTCGTCTCGCCGGTGTACGCGCCGGACTCGTGCGCGGACACGTCCTGCGCGCCCAGCCCCACGCCCGCCGGCAGGTTCGCTGCCAGGGTGGGAATGGTCACGAAGGGGGCCATGACGGCCAGCTCGGCGTCGCCCTCCTCGAAGCGCTCGGTGAGTTCGGCCGCCCACGAGCGGGCCTCGCTGGGGGTCTTGTTCATCTTCCAGTTCAGGGCGAGCAGGTTCTTCATTTCATCGCCTCCACGCCCGGCAGCGCCTTGCCTTCCAGCAGTTCCAGGCTCGCGCCGCCCCCGGTGCTGATATGGCTCACCCGGTCGGCCTGCCCGCTCCTGTTGATGGCGCTGACCGAGTCGCCGCCGCCGATCACGGAGTACGTGTCCGTCCCCAGATCGGCCACGGCCTTGGCGATGGCGTTCGTGCCGGACGCGAACTTCTCGAACTCGAACACGCCCATCGGGCCGTTCCAGAACACCGTCTTCGCGCCCTTCAGGGCGGCCGTGAACGCCGCCTGGCTGGCCGGGCCGATGTCCATGCCCTCCCAATCGTCCGGGATGTCGCTGGTGGGCACCACGCGGGTGTTGGCGTCGGCGCTGAAGGCGTCGCCGGCCAGCGTGTCGGTCGGCAGGACGATCTTGTCGCCATACTTCCCGAGCAGCTCGCGCGCCTTGTCCAGGAAGTCGTCCTCGTGGATGCTCCTGCCGATCTTCCCGCCCTGCGCCTTGACGAAGGTGTACGCCATGCCGCCGCCGATCAGCATGCGGTCGACGGTGGGCAGCAGGTTCTCGATGACGAGCAGCTTGTCGCTGACCTTCGCCCCTCCAATGATGACCACGTAGGGCCGCTCCGCGCCGTCCAGCAGCTTGCCGAGCGCGTCCACCTCTGTCTGGAGCAGGGTGCCCGCCGCGTGCGGGAGCTTCCCGGCCACGCCGCTCACGGAGGAGTGCGCCCGGTGCGCGCTGCCGAAGGCGTCGAGCACGAAGGCGTCGCCCAGCCGCGCGAACTTCTCGTTCAGGTCGGCGTCGTTCTTCTCCTCGCCCGCGCTGAAGCGCACGTTCTCCAGCAGCGCCACGGCACCCTCCGGCAGCGCCTGCACCGCCGCGAGCGTGTCGTCGCTGTCGGCCGTGCCGCCGATGAACGTCACCGGCTGGCCCAGCACCTGCTCCAGTACGGGCGCGACCGGCTTCAGGCTGTACTTGTCCTCGGGGCCGTTCTTGGGCCGCCCGAAGTGGCTCATCAGGATGATGTTGCGCGCGCCGGCCGCCTGCAGCGCCCGCAGGGTCGGCAGGCTGGCGGTCACGCGGGTGTCGTCCTGCACGACGCCGTCCTTGACCGGCACGTTGTAGTCCACGCGCACGAGCACGCGCTTGCCCTTCACGTCGAGGTGGTTCAGGTTCTGCATACGTCCTCCTGAGGCGAAAGCAGCCAGCGGAACCACCCGTCTGGCTGCTCTCCTGCCGC from Deinococcus sp. AB2017081 encodes the following:
- a CDS encoding histone deacetylase; this translates as MPDPLPPVRAYTVSRRAGRFPGPAPRRQFPPREFIAALLEGAAQRVQLEDAPDLDWALAGQVHDPDYLRRWRAGEVTRAEERALGFPWSPDVVRRSVASSGGTLAATRDALASGLGLHLGGGTHHAYADHAEGFSFLNDVAISVRWLLDTAQAQRVVVIDLDVHQGNGTAAIFQHDPRVMTVSVHAANNYPFVKERSDLDVPLPDATGDAAYLAALEGVVMPAVAAFRPDFACYLAGADVLEGDQLGRLALSVAGVRARDDVVFRWAARSRVPLVTVMAGGYHRDPATLIAARLGTLDAALEAFRSPGEQTNRP
- a CDS encoding glycosyl hydrolase; the protein is MPRTRSVLSTALLVTVALSACARVEPQASGPTFQALDYGTTPPPGAKGGPTNTSGAILTPAWTANAAAKGKAPSNEFWSSILFKRNAGNAYSENMFAHPLAMHARSGGLEISYPTTVQVVGAPGLEKYEYPYTPDLTLGVAGLNSPDTKTDDFGDWTTTAYWADGTRTLRATFGHGLPFVYATKTGGNAQITTIATPTVWSNQGNVLGVTINGRHYGIFAPSGSTWSVSNTVLTSTLGGKDYYSIAALPDNTVATLNDYKTYAYNFVTGSTVTWNYNAGTATMTSTYAVTTTAKEGTASGTVMALYRHQWMNSGSVNTGYTYVSPRGQMKVVKGSTSFTTSQKFQGVLPYFPDNGTANTLSRTQLAAYVNEANTSATLNPTGDSYWVGKGLGKLAELVPLAEQVGNSAAQTAFLDAIQRVLQDWLDGQGSNFFYYNPTWGTLIGYPQGYGSEEELNDHHFHWGYFIKAAALLAQYRPAWVTGATPQGKTWGASINDLIMDAANWTTNTSQFPRLRNFDPYAGHSWAAGHSGFAAGNNQESSSEDMNFSTALVTWGAVTGNTAIRDLGIYLYTTETTAIEQYWFNQSGAVFPANFGKPAVGMVWGDGGAYSTWFSAEKEAIQGINLLPITAGSVYLGRNPTYLKTNYDFLGREPNSWKDIFWSTYAFYDAAGALGKFGSGGYTPEDGETKAHTYQYLHALNVMGQVDTTVTANIPTYSVFRKGTTRTYVAYNPTASAVTVTFSDGATLNVPARQVLSSRGTATPPPTCSTDTTAPSAPSGLTSPGKTSTSVSLSWSAATDNCGLGSYEVYVNGALNTTANGTSATVSGLSPNTAYTFKVRAKDAAGNVGAFTGDLGVTTSAASTSTNLPGTVTTSGGAIANGASRSFPVNVTSAGTYRLSVQNASSLNSRLINVAFNGTNYDLAVDAGQTVIADYPNVGTGAKTIVITAKSDGVVIGTVSGANLSAPSDPCAADTTAPSVPTGLTSGSKTSSSVSLSWSGSTDNCGVSKYEVYVNGALNASPTGTSATVSGLAANTAYTFKVRAVDARNNASAFTGDLSVTTATGATVVPGVVTTSVGAISNGASRSYSLQLNATRNVRLLITNASTTASTGFTVNFNGTNLPLSIGVGQTIPVDFAGVTAGTKTVTLTATTANVNLGRLEAVTY
- a CDS encoding LacI family DNA-binding transcriptional regulator, with product MTRAVTIRDIASAAHVSISTVSRTLNGQATVAPDKRQRVLEAVSRLGYQPNAQAQGLVWGRSMTIGVLTQDIASPFYSEVARGIDAGFAGSGYQPVFVNGHWQIQDEAEAMVALTRRQVDGLIILGGQLGVSQLRALAARYPLVLVGRRVTGLDDVSLTVDNVQGAAMATRHLLTLGHRRIGHVAGVATQQDAIDRLQGYRLALAEAGVPFDPRLVFEGDFHEASGIQAVEHWLGLGVGLSAIFAANDQMAYGVRLGLYRRGIRVPDDISLVGFDDLPASQFTLPPLTSVRQPLFEMGRHAASTVLLRLREPEVRPEVSALPLTLSVRESVRYAPERAL
- the asnS gene encoding asparagine--tRNA ligase, yielding MSSHTTIRDLKQHVGETVTLAAWLTDKSGKGKIQFLKLRDGSGFVQGTVFRGDVTDEVFEAAKRLTQEQAVTVTGEVRADERAPGGVELAVRGLSPISENHAEYPITPKEHGIEFLMDHRHVWLRHRRPWAVMRVRDSIQRAIVDFFHGEGFVRFDAPFFTPNAAEGTTELFEIDLFGEDKAYLSQTGQLHAEAGAFAFGKVYTFGPTFRAEKSKTRRHLLEFWMVEPEVAPSSHVENMNLQERLVSSIVRRVLDECQTELELLGRDQAKLRGAAEGNYPRITYTEALDIVRRHIEERDLPPNVQEDVQPVEWGDDLGAPHETILGHHFDRPVIIERYPAAIKAFYMQPDPADPRVALCDDMIAPDGYGEIIGGSERIHDYDLLKSRIEHEGLPLEAFDWYLDLRRVGSVPHAGFGMGLERVVAWITGIDHIREAIPFPRMLTRMRP
- the tpiA gene encoding triose-phosphate isomerase yields the protein MKNLLALNWKMNKTPSEARSWAAELTERFEEGDAELAVMAPFVTIPTLAANLPAGVGLGAQDVSAHESGAYTGETSAAMLADLGVRYVVVGHSERREYHAESDATVAAKAKLAQANGVTPIVCVGEKLDVREKGEHVAYTLEQLAGSLDGVGADVVVAYEPVWAIGTGKTATADDAEELAAAIRTALEQRYGKRAADIRVLYGGSVKPDNIASICAKPNVNGALVGGASLKAADVLGMNDALKSS
- a CDS encoding phosphoglycerate kinase, with the translated sequence MQNLNHLDVKGKRVLVRVDYNVPVKDGVVQDDTRVTASLPTLRALQAAGARNIILMSHFGRPKNGPEDKYSLKPVAPVLEQVLGQPVTFIGGTADSDDTLAAVQALPEGAVALLENVRFSAGEEKNDADLNEKFARLGDAFVLDAFGSAHRAHSSVSGVAGKLPHAAGTLLQTEVDALGKLLDGAERPYVVIIGGAKVSDKLLVIENLLPTVDRMLIGGGMAYTFVKAQGGKIGRSIHEDDFLDKARELLGKYGDKIVLPTDTLAGDAFSADANTRVVPTSDIPDDWEGMDIGPASQAAFTAALKGAKTVFWNGPMGVFEFEKFASGTNAIAKAVADLGTDTYSVIGGGDSVSAINRSGQADRVSHISTGGGASLELLEGKALPGVEAMK